A part of Scleropages formosus chromosome 3, fSclFor1.1, whole genome shotgun sequence genomic DNA contains:
- the LOC108924759 gene encoding uncharacterized protein LOC108924759: MWAEDDFTPCSTPCLGSCTEPIENGMYIMSHGTSRQSAQQIMVYGFRHSVDGMLGRGVYVSRDLQKASRHPLHLPEHQRVVLKLKVRVGRVKRIDYRGHPLQKTWHDHGYDTAWCPPYCGMVKSGLEEDCVWDPSRITVIGVIYPKTCDAIAAKPRRDGVYTMYHGTSRQAAQQIMAHGFCQSADGMLGRGVYVSRDLRKASSYPLHLPENQRVVLKLKVRVGKVKKISYQGHPLQKTWHNHGYNTAWVPPNCGMVPSGLEEDCVWNPGRITVTSVIHPKAC; the protein is encoded by the exons ATGTGGGCTGAGGATGATTTCACTCCATGCAGTACTCCATGTCTGGGTAGCTGTACAGAACCTATAGAAAATGGAATGTACATCATGTCTCATGGAACATCAAGGCAGTCAGCACAACAAATAATGGTCTATGGATTTCGTCACTCCGTGGACGGAATGTTAGGCCGTGGTGTTTATGTCAGTCGTGACCTTCAGAAGGCCAGCAGGCACCCTCTTCATCTACCTGAACATCAGCGTGTAGTTTTGAAGTTGAAGGTTAGAGTTGGCAGGGTGAAGAGGATTGACTACCGGGGACACCCACTGCAGAAGACCTGGCATGACCATGGTTATGACACCGCGTGGTGTCCTCCATACTGTGGAATGGTCAAGAGTGGCCTGGAGGAAGACTGTGTATGGGATCCCAGCAGAATTACTGTTATAGGTGTAATCTATCCAAAAACATGTGATGCAAT CGCTGCAAAACCAAGAAGAGATGGAGTATACACCATGTATCATGGAACATCAAGGCAGGCAGCACAACAAATAATGGCTCATGGATTCTGTCAGTCCGCAGATGGAATGCTGGGCCGTGGTGTGTATGTCAGTCGTGACCTTAGGAAGGCCAGCAGCTACCCTCTCCATCTACCTGAAAATCAGCGTGTAGTTTTGAAGTTGAAGGTTAGAGTTGGCAAGGTGAAGAAGATTTCCTACCAAGGACACCCACTCCAGAAGACCTGGCATAACCATGGTTATAACACCGCGTGGGTTCCTCCCAACTGTGGAATGGTCCCGAGTGGCCTGGAGGAAGACTGTGTATGGAATCCAGGCAGAATTACCGTTACTTCTGTAATCCATCCAAAGGCGTGTTGA